The Brassica napus cultivar Da-Ae chromosome A1 unlocalized genomic scaffold, Da-Ae chrA01_Random_14, whole genome shotgun sequence genome window below encodes:
- the LOC111210816 gene encoding sugar transporter ERD6-like 8 isoform X1, whose amino-acid sequence MGQAHTIFKRVTKKKMARREDDMEKVKDKSEPLLLPENGSDVSEEEGASWMVCLSTFIAVCGSYEFGTCVGYSAPTQFGIMEELNLSYSQFSVFGSILNVGAVLGAITSGKISDFIGRKGAMRLSSVISAIGWMIIYFSKGDIPLDFGRFLTGYGCGTLSYVVPVFIAEISPRKLRGALATLNQLFLVIGLASMFLIGAVINWRALALTGVVPCVILFFGTWFIPESPRWLEMVGRHRDFEIALQKLRGPNANIAREADEIKEYLATIAHLPKTTLLDLIDKKNIRFVIVGVGLMFFQQFVGINGVIFYAQQIFVSAGASPTLGSILYSIEQVILTALGATLLIDRLGRRPLLLASAVGMLIGCLLIGNSFLLKAHGLALDIIPALAVSGVLVYIGSFSIGMGAIPWVIMSEIFPINLKGTAGGLVTVVNWLSSWFVSLTFNFLMIWSPHGAFYVYGGVCVLAIIFIAKLVPETKGKTLEEIQAMMM is encoded by the exons ATGGGCCAGGCCCATACAATTTTCAAAAG GGTAACTAAGAAGAAAATGGCAAGAAGAGAAGACGATATGGAGAAAGTGAAAGACAAATCTGAGCCGTTGCTGCTTCCGGAGAATGGATCCGACGTctcagaagaagaaggagcGTCGTGGATGGTTTGTCTAAGCACATTCATTGCCGTTTGTGGTTCCTACGAGTTTGGAACCTGC GTGGGGTATTCCGCTCCGACCCAGTTCGGGATAATGGAAGAACTTAATTTATCATATTCCCAG ttttcagTTTTCGGATCTATATTGAATGTGGGAGCAGTTCTTGGCGCTATAACATCGGGAAAGATCTCTGATTTCATCGGTCGGAAAGGG GCCATGAGGTTGTCTTCGGTGATCTCTGCCATCGGCTGGATGATTATATATTTCTCCAAG GGTGACATACCTTTGGACTTCGGTAGATTTCTCACGGGTTATGGTTGCGGTACCCTTTCGTATGTG GTTCCGGTTTTCATCGCCGAAATTAGTCCGAGAAAACTACGAGGAGCATTGGCTACGCTTAACCAG CTCTTTTTAGTAATCGGATTGGCTTCCATGTTCCTCATAGGTGCCGTCATAAACTGGAGAGCTCTTGCACTAACTG GAGTTGTACCGTGTGTGATTCTATTTTTTGGGACTTGGTTCATTCCCGAATCACCTAGATGGCTG GAAATGGTTGGCCGCCACCGCGATTTCGAAATTGCGTTGCAAAAACTGAGGGGTCCTAACGCCAATATCGCAAGAGAAGCCGATGAAATCAAA GAGTACTTAGCGACTATAGCGCACCTTCCGAAAACCACACTACTAGACCTTATTGACAAAAAGAACATACGTTTTGTCATT GTTGGAGTTGGTTTAATGTTTTTCCAACAATTCGTTGGAATAAATGGGGTTATCTTCTATGCACAGCAAATTTTTGTATCAGCAG GAGCATCTCCAACTCTTGGAAGCATTCTATACTCGATCGAACAAGTCATTCTTACAGCTCTAGGCGCAACGTTACTAATTGATCGGCTTGGAAGAAGACCACTTCTTCTT GCTTCAGCTGTGGGGATGCTGATTGGATGTTTGCTCATCGGAAATTCATTTCTTCTAAAG GCCCATGGTTTAGCACTTGATATCATTCCGGCCCTAGCAGTTAGCGGTGTCTTG GTCTATATCGGTTCATTTTCGATTGGAATGGGTGCAATCCCATGGGTTATAATGTCTGAG ATATTCCCAATAAATTTGAAAGGAACTGCTGGAGGACTTGTCACTGTTGTGAATTGGCTTAGTTCGTGGTTTGTTTCCTTAACGTTCAA
- the LOC111210816 gene encoding sugar transporter ERD6-like 8 isoform X2: MARREDDMEKVKDKSEPLLLPENGSDVSEEEGASWMVCLSTFIAVCGSYEFGTCVGYSAPTQFGIMEELNLSYSQFSVFGSILNVGAVLGAITSGKISDFIGRKGAMRLSSVISAIGWMIIYFSKGDIPLDFGRFLTGYGCGTLSYVVPVFIAEISPRKLRGALATLNQLFLVIGLASMFLIGAVINWRALALTGVVPCVILFFGTWFIPESPRWLEMVGRHRDFEIALQKLRGPNANIAREADEIKEYLATIAHLPKTTLLDLIDKKNIRFVIVGVGLMFFQQFVGINGVIFYAQQIFVSAGASPTLGSILYSIEQVILTALGATLLIDRLGRRPLLLASAVGMLIGCLLIGNSFLLKAHGLALDIIPALAVSGVLVYIGSFSIGMGAIPWVIMSEIFPINLKGTAGGLVTVVNWLSSWFVSLTFNFLMIWSPHGAFYVYGGVCVLAIIFIAKLVPETKGKTLEEIQAMMM, encoded by the exons ATGGCAAGAAGAGAAGACGATATGGAGAAAGTGAAAGACAAATCTGAGCCGTTGCTGCTTCCGGAGAATGGATCCGACGTctcagaagaagaaggagcGTCGTGGATGGTTTGTCTAAGCACATTCATTGCCGTTTGTGGTTCCTACGAGTTTGGAACCTGC GTGGGGTATTCCGCTCCGACCCAGTTCGGGATAATGGAAGAACTTAATTTATCATATTCCCAG ttttcagTTTTCGGATCTATATTGAATGTGGGAGCAGTTCTTGGCGCTATAACATCGGGAAAGATCTCTGATTTCATCGGTCGGAAAGGG GCCATGAGGTTGTCTTCGGTGATCTCTGCCATCGGCTGGATGATTATATATTTCTCCAAG GGTGACATACCTTTGGACTTCGGTAGATTTCTCACGGGTTATGGTTGCGGTACCCTTTCGTATGTG GTTCCGGTTTTCATCGCCGAAATTAGTCCGAGAAAACTACGAGGAGCATTGGCTACGCTTAACCAG CTCTTTTTAGTAATCGGATTGGCTTCCATGTTCCTCATAGGTGCCGTCATAAACTGGAGAGCTCTTGCACTAACTG GAGTTGTACCGTGTGTGATTCTATTTTTTGGGACTTGGTTCATTCCCGAATCACCTAGATGGCTG GAAATGGTTGGCCGCCACCGCGATTTCGAAATTGCGTTGCAAAAACTGAGGGGTCCTAACGCCAATATCGCAAGAGAAGCCGATGAAATCAAA GAGTACTTAGCGACTATAGCGCACCTTCCGAAAACCACACTACTAGACCTTATTGACAAAAAGAACATACGTTTTGTCATT GTTGGAGTTGGTTTAATGTTTTTCCAACAATTCGTTGGAATAAATGGGGTTATCTTCTATGCACAGCAAATTTTTGTATCAGCAG GAGCATCTCCAACTCTTGGAAGCATTCTATACTCGATCGAACAAGTCATTCTTACAGCTCTAGGCGCAACGTTACTAATTGATCGGCTTGGAAGAAGACCACTTCTTCTT GCTTCAGCTGTGGGGATGCTGATTGGATGTTTGCTCATCGGAAATTCATTTCTTCTAAAG GCCCATGGTTTAGCACTTGATATCATTCCGGCCCTAGCAGTTAGCGGTGTCTTG GTCTATATCGGTTCATTTTCGATTGGAATGGGTGCAATCCCATGGGTTATAATGTCTGAG ATATTCCCAATAAATTTGAAAGGAACTGCTGGAGGACTTGTCACTGTTGTGAATTGGCTTAGTTCGTGGTTTGTTTCCTTAACGTTCAA